One genomic window of Staphylococcus hsinchuensis includes the following:
- the fdhD gene encoding formate dehydrogenase accessory sulfurtransferase FdhD, translated as MNEDVQKNKPIIRYENGELKEKTDHYVTEFPLTINVNGEEFATVICSPNHLEELVLGFLASEGAILKRDDLQSIQIDDSKGFAHVKLTHPLGERFEYSTKRMIASCCGKSRAFYFHNDAAIAKTSMTKMAIQPQQVINMMEQLQKASRIFKQTGGLHNAAISDADAFFEHRQDIGRHNALDKLYGYCIQNHIPVRDKILIFSGRISSEILLKASKIGVGMILSKSAPTTLAVELAHDLNITAIGFIRDGHFNIYSHPERIKESGNEI; from the coding sequence ATGAATGAAGACGTACAGAAAAACAAACCTATCATTAGATACGAAAACGGTGAACTTAAAGAAAAGACAGACCACTATGTAACCGAATTTCCATTAACGATTAATGTCAACGGCGAGGAATTTGCTACAGTTATTTGTAGCCCAAACCATTTAGAAGAACTTGTGTTAGGTTTTTTAGCTTCTGAAGGCGCAATTTTAAAAAGAGACGATTTACAATCTATACAAATAGACGATAGTAAAGGGTTCGCACACGTAAAACTCACACACCCTCTTGGGGAACGTTTTGAATATTCTACCAAACGTATGATTGCTTCATGTTGCGGAAAAAGTCGTGCATTTTACTTTCATAATGATGCAGCTATCGCTAAAACTTCTATGACCAAAATGGCAATTCAACCGCAACAAGTCATCAATATGATGGAACAACTACAGAAAGCGAGTAGGATATTCAAACAAACAGGTGGCTTGCATAACGCGGCTATTTCAGATGCTGATGCATTTTTTGAACACAGACAAGATATCGGCCGTCATAATGCTTTAGACAAATTGTATGGATATTGTATTCAAAATCATATTCCTGTGAGAGATAAAATTTTAATATTTAGTGGACGTATTTCTTCTGAAATATTATTAAAAGCTTCAAAAATTGGGGTCGGCATGATTCTTTCCAAGTCAGCGCCAACAACGTTAGCGGTCGAACTCGCACACGATTTGAACATTACGGCAATTGGTTTTATAAGAGACGGTCACTTTAATATATATAGTCATCCAGAACGCATAAAAGAAAGCGGGAACGAAATCTAA
- a CDS encoding GNAT family N-acetyltransferase, with translation MISMKDIYQQGQIYSKNESETIYLTPDELDVFDANKWVYHQMPSLTKWKHDLEYQLTLHLSQHSNHLAFTFPENESLNHDWIDTIKGHGFEIGLMELYAIKANHLKLKHNSNVHIEYVTSNNLDDYIDVFRQFSLPFGETFTENNVTRIYTDFDKDAKSRIVAYRDGTPVGILDMISSHQFIEIDGFGVLEPYQRQGIGSAMQSFVAQVDRNKTIILIADGQDSARNMYIKQGYRFVSRCYQIVNEEMV, from the coding sequence ATGATAAGTATGAAAGATATTTATCAGCAAGGACAAATATATTCTAAAAATGAAAGTGAAACAATATACTTAACACCAGATGAACTAGACGTTTTTGATGCTAATAAATGGGTTTATCATCAAATGCCTTCATTAACTAAATGGAAGCACGATTTGGAATACCAATTAACATTACATTTGTCTCAACATTCGAATCATCTGGCATTTACCTTTCCTGAAAATGAATCACTTAATCATGATTGGATTGACACAATTAAAGGACATGGCTTTGAAATAGGTCTCATGGAACTTTACGCGATTAAAGCTAATCATTTAAAACTGAAACATAATTCAAATGTACATATAGAATATGTAACTTCTAACAATTTAGACGATTATATAGATGTATTTCGCCAATTTTCATTGCCTTTTGGCGAAACATTTACTGAAAATAATGTTACTCGAATTTATACAGACTTTGATAAAGATGCAAAATCACGAATTGTCGCATATAGAGATGGTACCCCTGTAGGGATATTGGATATGATTAGCTCCCATCAATTTATTGAAATTGATGGGTTTGGGGTACTTGAGCCTTACCAGCGTCAAGGTATAGGTAGTGCGATGCAAAGCTTTGTAGCTCAAGTTGATCGTAATAAGACAATTATCCTTATTGCAGATGGACAAGATAGTGCGCGCAATATGTATATAAAGCAGGGGTATAGATTCGTGAGTCGTTGCTATCAAATCGTTAATGAAGAAATGGTTTAA